The following coding sequences lie in one Caproicibacterium argilliputei genomic window:
- a CDS encoding ACT domain-containing protein has product MAAIQKINTSSEITLVTLQNCPADPSFLADTFVKIADLGINVDMISLSPNHGCCTAISFTISDDDLGKILKFTSALQEKSSIKTIISSGNCKINVYDANMVHTPGVAAKVFSAVATVNTDIRIVTTSDVDISMLVTEADFGTTLEAVQKSLQ; this is encoded by the coding sequence ATGGCTGCAATTCAAAAAATCAATACCAGCAGTGAAATCACTTTAGTTACCCTGCAAAATTGTCCTGCTGATCCCAGCTTTTTAGCGGATACCTTTGTGAAAATCGCAGATTTGGGCATTAATGTTGATATGATTTCCCTTTCGCCGAACCATGGCTGCTGTACGGCAATTTCTTTCACCATCAGTGATGATGACCTGGGAAAGATTTTAAAGTTCACCTCTGCCCTACAGGAAAAGTCGTCAATTAAAACGATTATCAGTAGCGGAAATTGCAAGATTAACGTTTATGATGCCAATATGGTGCATACACCCGGCGTAGCAGCGAAGGTGTTTTCTGCTGTGGCAACTGTCAATACAGATATTCGCATTGTCACTACCTCGGATGTCGATATTTCCATGTTGGTTACAGAAGCAGATTTCGGAACAACATTGGAAGCTGTGCAAAAATCCCTACAGTAA
- the dapB gene encoding 4-hydroxy-tetrahydrodipicolinate reductase — MIKVIISGCSGKMGHVVAQEIAQREQMQAVAGIDLRPCACDFPVFSSPTEVNVKADVMIDFSNPSALFSLLALAKREKLPVILCTTGYDEKQVAALKEASREIPVFYSRNMSLGINLMIELCKKASQVLGSAFDVEVIEQHHNQKIDAPSGTALMIANAISQTRSGTTQYVYDRHSQRRKREPSEIGIHSIRGGTIVGEHEVLFAGHHETIRIAHTAQSKEVFAVGAVNAAAYLVGKPVGLYDMSDLLK; from the coding sequence ATGATTAAAGTCATAATCAGCGGCTGCAGCGGAAAAATGGGTCATGTTGTGGCACAGGAAATTGCACAGCGGGAACAAATGCAGGCTGTAGCGGGGATTGACCTGCGCCCCTGCGCCTGTGATTTTCCGGTCTTCTCCTCCCCAACCGAGGTCAATGTCAAAGCCGACGTGATGATTGATTTTTCAAATCCGTCCGCGTTGTTTTCTCTGCTTGCCCTTGCAAAACGGGAAAAGCTCCCGGTCATTCTCTGCACAACCGGATATGATGAAAAACAGGTAGCAGCTTTAAAGGAAGCAAGCCGTGAAATTCCTGTGTTTTATTCCCGCAATATGTCCTTGGGCATCAATTTGATGATAGAACTGTGCAAAAAGGCATCGCAGGTTTTGGGCAGTGCATTTGATGTGGAAGTAATTGAGCAGCACCACAATCAGAAAATTGACGCTCCAAGCGGTACGGCTTTAATGATTGCGAATGCGATTTCGCAGACGCGTTCCGGCACAACGCAGTATGTATACGACCGCCATTCGCAGCGCAGAAAGCGGGAGCCGTCTGAGATCGGGATTCATTCTATCCGCGGCGGCACTATTGTTGGCGAACACGAAGTTTTGTTTGCCGGGCATCATGAAACCATTCGAATCGCGCACACGGCACAGTCAAAAGAAGTGTTTGCAGTTGGCGCGGTCAATGCTGCGGCTTATCTGGTTGGTAAGCCGGTCGGACTTTATGATATGTCAGATTTGCTGAAATAA
- the dapA gene encoding 4-hydroxy-tetrahydrodipicolinate synthase, with amino-acid sequence MKNPIFTGSAVALITPFSADGTVNYEMLGRLLDLHLSNRTDAVVLCATSGESPVLTAEEYEKILQFGVKRVAGRIPVIAGAGCNATAHALELCKTAEAAGVDALLLVTPYYNKTSQKGLVAHYTYLADRVTKPIIIYNVPSRTGVNVKPETYQILSHHPKINGVKEANGDITSVARTISLCGDNLNVYSGNDEQTLPMLALGGKGVISVFANCLPAEMHDLCAAYFAGKQKLAAEMEAKFLPLMSALFMDVNPIPVKEAMRMLGYDCGICRLPLIEMEPEAKEKLAAVLQAYGLLS; translated from the coding sequence ATGAAGAATCCCATTTTTACTGGCTCTGCGGTTGCACTGATCACTCCTTTTTCCGCAGACGGAACTGTAAATTATGAAATGCTGGGCCGGTTGTTGGATTTGCACCTTTCCAACAGAACGGACGCTGTTGTCCTGTGTGCTACCAGTGGCGAATCTCCTGTTCTGACAGCAGAAGAATATGAGAAAATTCTTCAGTTTGGTGTTAAGCGGGTTGCCGGTCGGATTCCTGTGATTGCCGGTGCCGGTTGCAATGCGACGGCACACGCACTGGAGCTATGTAAAACGGCGGAGGCAGCAGGCGTCGATGCTCTGCTTTTGGTGACACCCTACTACAACAAGACGTCGCAGAAAGGGCTGGTTGCGCATTATACCTATTTGGCAGACCGCGTAACCAAACCAATCATTATTTATAATGTTCCTTCACGTACCGGCGTGAATGTCAAACCGGAAACATATCAAATTTTATCGCACCATCCGAAGATCAACGGTGTCAAAGAGGCGAACGGCGATATCACTTCTGTGGCTCGTACTATCTCTTTGTGTGGAGATAACCTAAACGTATATTCGGGAAACGACGAGCAGACACTGCCGATGCTTGCTTTGGGCGGCAAAGGTGTCATTTCTGTTTTTGCAAACTGCCTTCCGGCAGAGATGCACGATTTATGTGCGGCATACTTTGCCGGTAAGCAGAAACTGGCGGCGGAAATGGAAGCAAAATTTTTGCCGTTGATGTCGGCACTTTTCATGGACGTGAACCCCATTCCAGTTAAAGAAGCCATGCGTATGCTGGGGTATGACTGCGGCATTTGTCGACTGCCATTGATTGAGATGGAGCCGGAGGCAAAAGAAAAATTGGCGGCTGTCTTGCAAGCATATGGTCTGCTTTCATAA
- the asd gene encoding aspartate-semialdehyde dehydrogenase produces MKQFKVGIIGATGMVGQRFTTLLENHPWFHVTALAASARSAGKTYEEAVGSHWLMKTPMPESMKKMVVFNAQTDVEKITSLVDFVFCAVNMNKDEIKALEETYAKHECPVMSNNSANRGTPDVPMIIPEINADHAAVIPAQRKRLGTKRGFISVKSNCSLQSYVPAINALMDLHVTKALACTYQAISGAGKTFETFPEILDNVIPFIGGEEGKSENEPMKIWGHVENGKIVNATEPAITSQCLRVPVSDGHTAAVFVSFEKPASMEEIIARWESFKGEPQKLQLPSAPKQFLHYFREEDRPQSRLDRNLENGMAVSIGRLRPDTQYTIKFVCLSHNTLRGAAGGAVLMAELLAAKGYLD; encoded by the coding sequence ATGAAACAGTTTAAAGTGGGCATCATCGGTGCAACCGGCATGGTTGGCCAGCGCTTTACAACCCTGCTGGAAAACCATCCGTGGTTTCATGTGACAGCACTTGCGGCAAGTGCGCGTTCCGCGGGAAAAACCTATGAAGAGGCTGTGGGCAGCCATTGGCTGATGAAAACACCTATGCCGGAATCCATGAAAAAAATGGTTGTTTTCAATGCGCAGACCGATGTGGAAAAGATCACTTCTCTGGTTGATTTTGTATTCTGTGCTGTCAACATGAACAAAGACGAAATCAAAGCCTTGGAAGAAACGTATGCAAAGCATGAGTGCCCGGTCATGTCCAACAACAGTGCAAACCGCGGTACACCGGATGTGCCTATGATTATTCCGGAAATCAATGCGGATCATGCCGCCGTTATTCCTGCACAGCGCAAGCGTCTGGGTACCAAGCGCGGTTTTATTTCGGTAAAATCCAATTGCTCGCTGCAGAGCTACGTTCCTGCCATCAATGCTCTGATGGATTTGCACGTTACAAAAGCGCTTGCCTGCACCTATCAGGCGATTTCTGGTGCCGGAAAAACTTTTGAAACTTTTCCAGAAATCCTGGACAATGTGATTCCTTTTATCGGCGGCGAAGAAGGAAAAAGTGAAAACGAACCCATGAAAATCTGGGGTCATGTTGAAAACGGAAAGATTGTAAATGCAACGGAACCTGCGATTACTTCTCAGTGCCTGCGTGTACCAGTTTCTGACGGCCACACAGCGGCAGTGTTCGTTTCCTTTGAGAAGCCCGCTTCCATGGAAGAAATCATTGCGCGCTGGGAGAGCTTCAAAGGCGAACCACAAAAGCTGCAGCTTCCGAGTGCACCGAAACAGTTCCTGCACTATTTCCGTGAAGAGGATCGTCCGCAGAGCCGCTTAGACCGCAACCTGGAAAATGGTATGGCGGTTTCCATTGGCCGCTTGCGCCCGGACACTCAGTACACCATTAAATTTGTCTGCCTTTCTCACAATACACTGCGCGGTGCGGCCGGCGGTGCGGTTTTGATGGCGGAACTGCTTGCGGCGAAAGGTTACCTTGATTAA
- the queA gene encoding tRNA preQ1(34) S-adenosylmethionine ribosyltransferase-isomerase QueA: protein MELDLNNLKTKDFDYDLPQELIAQTPVEPRDASRLLTLNKETGEIAHCHFHDITDWLRPGDCLVLNDSRVLPARIYGIKEDTGARVEFLLLTNHGADIWEVLCKPGKRAKVGTRFTFGDGLLTAEVTAVQADGNRLVRFSYKGNFFAILDQIGQMPLPPYIKKKLENQERYQTVYSKDVGSAAAPTAGLHFTKELLQKVREMGVKVEFVTLHVGLGTFRPVTADRVVDHKMHSEHYLLPQETADVINETKKNGGRIIAVGTTSCRTLESVAAKEGCIKESEGWTDIFIYPGFPFKVLDGLITNFHLPQSTLIMLVSALAGYDHIMNAYRVAVQEKYRFFSFGDAMFIY from the coding sequence ATGGAACTGGACCTAAACAATTTAAAGACCAAAGATTTTGACTATGATCTGCCCCAGGAACTGATTGCGCAAACACCCGTAGAGCCACGCGATGCCTCTCGACTGCTGACGCTAAATAAAGAAACCGGCGAAATTGCACATTGCCACTTTCATGACATCACAGACTGGCTGCGTCCTGGGGACTGTCTGGTGCTAAACGATTCCCGCGTTTTGCCCGCACGTATTTACGGCATTAAGGAAGACACGGGCGCGCGTGTCGAATTTCTGCTGCTCACAAATCACGGGGCGGACATCTGGGAGGTCCTCTGCAAACCCGGCAAGCGTGCCAAGGTGGGCACACGCTTTACGTTTGGCGATGGTCTGCTCACTGCAGAAGTAACCGCTGTGCAGGCGGACGGCAACCGTCTGGTTCGGTTCTCTTACAAGGGAAATTTCTTTGCCATTCTGGATCAGATCGGTCAAATGCCGCTTCCGCCTTACATCAAAAAGAAGTTGGAAAACCAGGAGCGGTACCAGACAGTGTATTCCAAGGATGTCGGTTCTGCCGCCGCACCCACCGCAGGACTGCACTTTACAAAGGAACTGCTGCAGAAAGTCAGGGAGATGGGTGTAAAAGTTGAGTTTGTCACCCTACACGTCGGGCTGGGCACTTTCCGCCCGGTCACCGCTGACCGGGTGGTAGACCACAAAATGCATTCGGAGCATTATCTGCTGCCGCAGGAAACAGCCGATGTGATTAATGAAACAAAGAAAAACGGCGGTCGTATCATTGCAGTGGGCACCACCAGCTGCCGAACACTGGAAAGTGTGGCAGCCAAAGAAGGCTGCATCAAAGAAAGCGAAGGTTGGACGGACATCTTCATTTACCCGGGATTTCCGTTCAAAGTGCTGGACGGACTGATTACGAATTTTCACCTGCCGCAAAGCACCTTGATTATGCTGGTCAGCGCACTGGCCGGCTATGATCATATTATGAACGCCTACCGGGTTGCCGTGCAAGAAAAATACCGCTTCTTTTCCTTCGGCGACGCTATGTTCATTTACTAA
- the tgt gene encoding tRNA guanosine(34) transglycosylase Tgt has product MYTLLKQEGEARRGTYTTVHGTIQMPAFMNVATAGAIKGAVSALDLKEVHCQVQLCNTYHLHLRPGDRQVRQLGGLHTFTQWNGPILTDSGGFQVFSLAKLRNITEKGVTFASHIDGHKIFMGPEESMQIQSHLGSTIAMAFDECMQNPAEYEYARRSIARTTRWLYRCKKEMDRLNALPDTVNPHQLLWGINQGSVYDDLRIAHMKQIAELNLPGYAIGGLAVGESADVMYHILEVLGPYLPKDKPRYLMGVGTPANLLEGVRRGVDIFDCVMPTRNARHGHAFTMEGVRNLMNAKYELDQHPLEDGCQCPACQHFTRAYIHHLLKSGEMLGMRLMVLHNLYFYNTFLEKIRAALDAGNFTFFYHDTIDTVSRRI; this is encoded by the coding sequence ATGTATACACTTTTAAAGCAGGAAGGCGAGGCGCGGCGCGGCACTTACACAACCGTGCACGGAACCATTCAAATGCCCGCTTTTATGAACGTTGCAACAGCCGGCGCCATCAAAGGTGCCGTGTCAGCCTTAGATCTGAAAGAGGTGCACTGTCAGGTGCAGCTCTGCAATACCTACCATCTGCATCTGCGTCCCGGTGACCGGCAGGTTCGCCAGTTGGGTGGACTGCACACCTTTACGCAGTGGAACGGCCCGATTTTAACCGACAGCGGCGGCTTTCAGGTTTTTTCGCTGGCAAAGCTGCGCAATATTACGGAAAAAGGGGTTACGTTTGCTTCTCACATCGACGGACACAAAATTTTCATGGGGCCGGAAGAAAGTATGCAGATTCAATCACATCTTGGCAGCACCATCGCCATGGCATTCGATGAATGTATGCAGAACCCGGCGGAATACGAATATGCCAGACGTTCCATCGCTCGAACCACACGCTGGCTGTATCGCTGCAAAAAGGAAATGGATCGCCTGAACGCCCTGCCGGATACGGTAAATCCGCATCAGCTTCTGTGGGGCATCAACCAGGGCAGCGTTTATGATGATTTGCGTATTGCGCACATGAAACAAATTGCAGAATTGAACCTGCCCGGCTATGCAATCGGCGGTTTGGCGGTGGGGGAAAGCGCGGATGTGATGTATCACATTCTGGAGGTGCTTGGCCCTTATCTGCCGAAGGACAAGCCCCGTTACCTCATGGGGGTAGGGACACCTGCCAATCTTTTGGAGGGGGTGCGCCGCGGTGTTGATATTTTCGACTGCGTCATGCCAACGCGCAACGCGCGCCATGGTCACGCATTCACCATGGAAGGAGTTCGCAACCTGATGAACGCAAAATACGAGTTGGACCAGCATCCGCTGGAAGACGGGTGTCAGTGTCCGGCGTGCCAGCACTTTACACGCGCGTATATTCATCACCTGCTGAAATCCGGTGAAATGCTCGGTATGCGTCTGATGGTTCTGCACAACCTTTATTTCTATAACACCTTTTTGGAAAAAATTCGTGCAGCACTGGATGCTGGTAACTTCACATTCTTTTACCACGACACCATCGACACAGTCAGCCGCCGAATTTGA
- the yajC gene encoding preprotein translocase subunit YajC has translation MMNPVTLSAATTSGAASLSGTDSMTGMLISFVPLILIFVIMWLILIRPQNKKRKEEDSMRKNAQIGDEITTIGGICGRIVGIKEDNDTLVIETGTDRAKMRIKRWAVGSVDTIHDNPIDEEKPKRKGLFGKKKDGNAAAKSSKTKEEDVL, from the coding sequence ATGATGAACCCTGTAACCCTGTCGGCAGCAACCACATCCGGCGCAGCATCCTTATCCGGTACGGACAGCATGACCGGTATGCTGATTTCGTTTGTCCCTCTGATTCTGATTTTTGTCATTATGTGGCTGATTCTGATTCGCCCACAGAACAAAAAGCGCAAAGAAGAGGACAGTATGCGCAAAAATGCGCAGATTGGAGACGAGATTACCACCATCGGCGGAATCTGCGGTCGAATTGTTGGCATTAAAGAAGACAACGACACACTGGTAATCGAAACTGGAACTGACCGCGCAAAAATGCGTATTAAGCGCTGGGCAGTCGGCAGCGTCGACACCATTCACGACAACCCTATTGACGAAGAAAAGCCGAAGAGGAAAGGACTGTTCGGCAAAAAGAAAGACGGTAATGCCGCCGCAAAATCTTCAAAAACAAAGGAAGAAGATGTGCTTTAA
- a CDS encoding TIGR04086 family membrane protein produces MKSVRMIPMKPGMLLLRSALFGIVGGTAICTVLLLLSAAVIQASGKLPQDLLQPLVLIICGVSAFFSGVISAKISGKRGLLLGAGCGFLLFLLCMLGGVVNTHDVASLSSLTRMLVMVSAGALGGYLSVYRRQKIR; encoded by the coding sequence ATGAAAAGTGTCAGGATGATTCCTATGAAACCAGGTATGCTGCTGCTTCGTTCCGCGCTGTTCGGCATTGTCGGCGGAACGGCCATCTGCACCGTTTTGCTGCTGCTTTCAGCGGCAGTCATCCAGGCGAGCGGAAAACTTCCGCAGGATTTGCTGCAGCCGTTGGTTCTGATTATCTGCGGTGTCAGCGCATTTTTTTCCGGCGTAATCTCTGCGAAAATCAGCGGAAAGCGGGGGCTATTGCTCGGTGCCGGCTGCGGATTTCTGCTGTTTCTGCTGTGTATGCTCGGCGGTGTTGTAAATACGCACGATGTTGCAAGCCTCTCATCGCTCACACGGATGCTGGTCATGGTTTCAGCCGGAGCGCTGGGCGGTTATCTGTCCGTTTACCGGCGCCAAAAAATCCGGTAG
- the scfA gene encoding six-cysteine ranthipeptide SCIFF, with protein MKQIKTLNNANLKASCAKGGCGECQASCQSACKVSCTVANQKCENKNR; from the coding sequence ATGAAACAGATTAAAACTTTGAACAATGCAAACTTGAAAGCAAGCTGCGCAAAGGGCGGCTGCGGCGAGTGCCAGGCTTCCTGTCAGTCTGCCTGCAAAGTCTCCTGCACTGTCGCAAACCAGAAGTGTGAAAATAAAAACCGCTGA